The nucleotide window AATATAAAGTTCATTCCCTAAGTGAAGCTTAATTGAACCTTGGTAAGCTTGCTTTAGTTCATTGAAGCGTTTCACTAATTCTGAGGCTTTAATCCGATACTCGCCATTCTTCATATAGTGAGGTGTCGTAATCAACTCTGTGATCCCATCTTCCTCGGCTTGTTTTAATAAAGCTAAGGATTCTTCTAAGCTTTGACTACCATCATCCACTCCAGGTACTAAATGGCTATGAATGTCAATCATTTCTTTTTGCCGCTTTTCTTATTCAATGAACTTAACAAATTCGTTTGTTTCTTTTTATTTGTCGTTTTCTTCTGACTGTCACTGTAACGATAGCCATAGCTGTTATAATACTTCTTCTGAACTGGCATCATCGTCATGACAATGCCAATCACGTTGACTTGGGTCTGTTCTAACTGATCCTTCACTCTTAGTAATTCCTTACGGTCATTGCGATTGGAAGCACAGACAAGAATTGTTCCATCACAATAACTGGCCGCTACCACACCATCGGTGACTAAGCCCACTGGCGGACAGTCCAATAGAATCAAATCATACTCTTCTCTTCGCACGTCAATGAATTCTTTTAAAGCATTCGACTGAATGAACTCCGAAGCAAAGGGGATCTTTGTCCCCGCGGTAATCACATCGACATGTTCGTAAGGTTGTAACACAACCTCTTCAAACTCGGCCTGATGACCTATAATATCTGAAATACCCTTTTTGTTTTTCAACTTCAGCTTCTTATGGATCGTAGGCATTCTTAAATCTAAGTCTATCACCAAGACTTTCTTTTGAAGTTGAGCATAAACCATGGCCAAATTTAAGACACAAGTACTTTTTCCTTCCTGCGCTGTTGTAGATATGATATTAATTACTTTCATATCTTTGTCAAAATTGCGCATCAAGATATTCGTTCTTAACGTACGATAGGCTTCTGATGCAGGTGCATCAGGATCCGTTAATGTAATCAGTTCATCTCCTACTCGCAACATTATTCAGTCCCCCCTGCATTCATATCTGGAATCAAACCAATAATCGGATAATCAAAGATTTGTTTCATTTCTTCTTCGGTTCGAATATTCCTGTCATTGAGCAAAAGATATACCACAATACAGCCATCAATAACAAAACCAATTAAAAATCCGATGAATATGTTTGTTAAATTCGATGGACTGGATTTCTTCTCAGGTACTTTGGCGGAATTTAGAACAGTGACATTTTCAATATTCATTATGGAATAGATCTTATCTTGAAATACTCGAACAATTTCATTCGCAATCGTTGCCGCCTCTTGAGGATCTTTTGAGGTAACCGCGACGGTGATGACTTCCGTATCCTTCACCGAACTGATCTTGACAATCTTCTGATACCCTTCTGTATCTAAATCATCCAACTTCAGATTTTGAATGACTTCATCACTAATCGCTTCACTCTTTAGGATTTCACTGTAGGTATTGACTAGCTTTTGTGATGTCTGAAGATCATTGTAACTGATCTGTTGACTCTCTGGATTCGATTTCTGGACAATAATCAACTTCGCTTCCGCAGTGTACTTCTTTGGTATCAGAAACAAAGTTACTAAAGCAGCGACAATAGAGGTCGCCAAGATGATCAAAACGAAAGGTTTGAAATGCTTTTTAACAATTTCAAACACCCGCGAAAGATCAATTTCAATTTCGTCATTCTCGTACATTTTCTATCTCCCTTTTTTCTCTTTTCCATATAAAAGAATCCTATCTTCAGGATCCTCCAAATTGATTTTGTATGTTTCTTTCTAATTGAACGATATTGGAACTAGGTTGATAACTTTCATCTTCATAAATATTCCAATGAAGTTCTTTCGCTAGATCCTCATAGTTTTCCATCATATAGATTGGGCTGAATCCGTTGTATTCAATAACTTTTTCAATCGAATCCATCCCTTTTGATGGAATCTGAAATTGATCAATATGCTTTAAATCAAAACTTAACAAAGAAGTGATATCATTTTTGATCTCATTATTCGTTAAGTTGGTTTCCACATAAGGAAGCATTTCATCCACGATTTCCATTAATTCAAACACGTTCTTTTTGACTAACTTTTCTAAGACTTTTAGAATGACTTCGTTTTGTCGATCCATGCGATGGAAATCATCATCTACTTTTCGAATACGACAATAGCCAAGCGCTTGTTTTCCTTTTAAATGAAAAACATTTCCATCCCGAGTCGCCCCTAAATCCATCACTTGTGTAGCTAAGAGTCCGTCGGGGAGTGTTATATCAATGCCACCAACTAAATCAACTAACGTTTCTATTGCTTCAAAACTAAAGCCGACATATTGGGTAATATCTAAATCAAAGTTATAATTCAATGTTTTTACTGCCAGTTCTGCTCCCCCACGCCAATGCGCATGATTGAGTTTATCATAGTCATTGTAGGGATCTGGAATGTAAACTAGCGTATCCCGCTGCAAGGAGGTAATTTTTATCTTCTTGGAATCAAAATCTAAAGAGATAATCTTTGTAGCATCGGAGCGTTCCATCTCGTAATCATTCCATTCAGATTTTTTAGCATTATCCGATCCAAATAAGGCGATATTCACAATGCGATGATTCTTAACTTGATCTAAGACTTCTTGGCTAACTAAAGCATCTTCATTGGAAAGTTTCTTTGAACGGACTGTTCTATTCAATAAGGAATCAATATAGAGATTCCCGCCCAAAACTAGAATTAAGATTAAAGAAGCAAGAACGCCAATTACGATCAATAAAATCCTGGTTTTCTTATCTTTCTTGTGGGTATTTTTTTGTTTTTTCAATGTGTCACATCCTTTGGTATAAAACAAAAAAGGTATGCTTCGCCAACCCAGATATTAAAAAATGGGTTCATGAAAAGCATACCAATGAAACCCTTCCCCAAGGTGCCCCTTGCAGCCATTGAGGAAGAATAACTTTCTTTTAATTTAATCCATAAAAAAAATTAAAACTTTAAAATTCTATTTATGGCCTAGCCTGTGAATGAGAATCTTTTTTTCACATTTGTAAGAAAACCTACACCTTTTTTGACATTCATTTTTAAGGTAATAAATGGAAATAAATGGCCTATCTTCTTACATTAGACATTATAAAAGCAGTAGAGGCGATTGTCAATGAAAGTGTAGGTAATCTTCCAAAATTAATTGCTAAAATGTAATGAATTACGCATTTTATGTACTCAACGACATTCTGAAAATATAAAAAATCGAAGAATTTTCATCTTCGATTTTTTATACAGATCTATTTTACTGAAGTTAAAAATCTAACCAGAAGCACAGGAAACGCCATTCTGAAACCGTTTATTTTAATGAACAATCCTTAACCTTGCAGTGATTTCTGTTGTTCTTTTTTTATTCTTCGTTTTAACCAGCCACCCTGCAGATAGTAAAGAATAAAGAGAATAGAAGTTAATGACCAGGTTAAGGGATAGCTGAATAATACATTTTCAATCGTATGATTGAGAGGAACGGCAACCCAGATCCACACCACCCGCAGTACACAGATGCCAAGACAGGTCATGATCATCGGAATTATGGAATCGCCAGTCCCACGCACTGCCCCTGAGAGAATTTCGACACAAACGTAAGTGAAATAATAAGGTGCTAGATACAGCAGCATCTGCATCCCAGCTTCAACAACGGCGATATCCTGAGTAAACAAATGATAGATTCCCCGGCTTGTCAGCATGAGAATGGCACTCATGCCAAAAGCAGTCCCAAAAGCCATACCTAAGCAGACTTTAACGCTCTTGTGAATACGATCCATTTTACCGGCGCCAAAATTCTGCCCTACGAAGGTTGTGATCGCTACGCCAAAGGCGCCCATGATCATCCAGAACAGTCCATCGATCTTCCCATAAGCAGTATAAGCCGCAATCATATCCGTACCAAACGTATTTACACTGGCTTGGATGACAATATTGGAAACTGAATACATCACTGACTGCAGTCCCGCCGGAATGCCGATAACAACAATTTCTTTTAACAATGCAGAGTGCAGCTTGATTCGCTTGCGAATCAGCCGATAACGTTCATCCTCGGCCTGAGATAAGCTGAGAAGGACCAGTCCTCCGCTGATATACTGAGCGATGCACGTGGCCGCGGCAGCTCCGAAAACATCCCATTGGAAAACGACGACAAAGATCAAATCAAGAACGACATTAGCCAGACAGCACACAATGAGAAAATACATTGGACGTTTGGAATCCCCAATCGCCCGAAGAATACCAGAACCGACGTTATACAAAAGATTTGGAATCAATCCTACAAAATAAATGATCATATAGATCAGGGAATAATTCATGATGTTCTCCGGTGTCCCCATGGCTCTTAAAGCCAACGGTGCGCCGAGAATGCCGATCACCATCAGGATACCCCCGCCAACGAACGACATTGCAATTGCAGTATGGACAGCATCGCTGGACTTCTCTATCTTCATCGCCCCATAATATTGAGAAATGATCACAGTAGCACCGGAAGCCAAACCAACGA belongs to Holdemania massiliensis and includes:
- a CDS encoding YveK family protein — its product is MYENDEIEIDLSRVFEIVKKHFKPFVLIILATSIVAALVTLFLIPKKYTAEAKLIIVQKSNPESQQISYNDLQTSQKLVNTYSEILKSEAISDEVIQNLKLDDLDTEGYQKIVKISSVKDTEVITVAVTSKDPQEAATIANEIVRVFQDKIYSIMNIENVTVLNSAKVPEKKSSPSNLTNIFIGFLIGFVIDGCIVVYLLLNDRNIRTEEEMKQIFDYPIIGLIPDMNAGGTE
- a CDS encoding CpsD/CapB family tyrosine-protein kinase, translating into MLRVGDELITLTDPDAPASEAYRTLRTNILMRNFDKDMKVINIISTTAQEGKSTCVLNLAMVYAQLQKKVLVIDLDLRMPTIHKKLKLKNKKGISDIIGHQAEFEEVVLQPYEHVDVITAGTKIPFASEFIQSNALKEFIDVRREEYDLILLDCPPVGLVTDGVVAASYCDGTILVCASNRNDRKELLRVKDQLEQTQVNVIGIVMTMMPVQKKYYNSYGYRYSDSQKKTTNKKKQTNLLSSLNKKSGKKK
- a CDS encoding MATE family efflux transporter, producing the protein MKQFQHPTVNEITEGVIWKQLLLFFFPIMLGTFFQQLYNTADAVIVGQFVGKEALAAVGGATGTLINLLVGFFVGLASGATVIISQYYGAMKIEKSSDAVHTAIAMSFVGGGILMVIGILGAPLALRAMGTPENIMNYSLIYMIIYFVGLIPNLLYNVGSGILRAIGDSKRPMYFLIVCCLANVVLDLIFVVVFQWDVFGAAAATCIAQYISGGLVLLSLSQAEDERYRLIRKRIKLHSALLKEIVVIGIPAGLQSVMYSVSNIVIQASVNTFGTDMIAAYTAYGKIDGLFWMIMGAFGVAITTFVGQNFGAGKMDRIHKSVKVCLGMAFGTAFGMSAILMLTSRGIYHLFTQDIAVVEAGMQMLLYLAPYYFTYVCVEILSGAVRGTGDSIIPMIMTCLGICVLRVVWIWVAVPLNHTIENVLFSYPLTWSLTSILFILYYLQGGWLKRRIKKEQQKSLQG
- a CDS encoding LCP family protein, which encodes MKKQKNTHKKDKKTRILLIVIGVLASLILILVLGGNLYIDSLLNRTVRSKKLSNEDALVSQEVLDQVKNHRIVNIALFGSDNAKKSEWNDYEMERSDATKIISLDFDSKKIKITSLQRDTLVYIPDPYNDYDKLNHAHWRGGAELAVKTLNYNFDLDITQYVGFSFEAIETLVDLVGGIDITLPDGLLATQVMDLGATRDGNVFHLKGKQALGYCRIRKVDDDFHRMDRQNEVILKVLEKLVKKNVFELMEIVDEMLPYVETNLTNNEIKNDITSLLSFDLKHIDQFQIPSKGMDSIEKVIEYNGFSPIYMMENYEDLAKELHWNIYEDESYQPSSNIVQLERNIQNQFGGS